A window of the Glaciimonas sp. CA11.2 genome harbors these coding sequences:
- a CDS encoding serine/threonine protein kinase, with the protein MNLLTPASFSTLTPDTVLDALDSIGLHGDGRLLALNSYENRVYQIGMEDGPPLVAKFYRPQRWSDAAILEEHAFVEELVEREIPVVPASASKDGNTLHQFHGFRFAVFPRHGGRSPELEDSATLEWLGRFLGRIHSVGQLKTFQHRPTLDITTFGIEPSNYLLGSGFVPEDLLAAYRTTVAQALDGVRRCFDRAGDVGALRLHGDCHGSNVLWTDAGPHFVDFDDSRMGPAVQDLWMLLSGERQDMVRQLSDLLAGYEDFCDFDPRELHLIEALRTLRLIHYSAWIARRWDDPAFAVAFPWFNTQRYWQDRVLELREQIALMDEQPLWPA; encoded by the coding sequence ATGAACCTACTCACACCCGCATCATTTTCTACCTTGACCCCGGACACCGTGCTCGATGCGCTCGACAGCATTGGCTTACACGGCGATGGTCGTTTGCTTGCGCTCAATAGCTACGAAAATCGGGTTTATCAGATTGGGATGGAAGATGGTCCTCCGCTGGTGGCGAAATTTTATCGACCACAGCGTTGGAGCGATGCCGCGATTTTGGAAGAGCATGCATTTGTGGAAGAACTTGTAGAGCGCGAAATTCCCGTAGTGCCAGCTTCGGCGAGTAAAGACGGCAATACTTTGCATCAATTTCACGGCTTCAGATTCGCAGTGTTTCCACGCCATGGCGGACGTTCGCCTGAATTGGAAGATAGTGCGACGTTAGAATGGCTCGGACGATTTTTGGGCCGTATCCATTCGGTTGGACAATTAAAAACATTTCAACATCGGCCTACGCTAGATATCACTACCTTCGGAATCGAGCCAAGTAATTATTTGTTGGGAAGCGGGTTTGTGCCCGAAGATCTGCTTGCGGCTTATCGCACTACTGTAGCGCAGGCGCTCGACGGTGTGCGGCGCTGCTTTGATCGTGCCGGTGACGTTGGCGCGCTGCGCTTGCATGGCGACTGTCATGGCAGTAACGTACTCTGGACCGATGCCGGGCCGCACTTTGTCGATTTTGACGATAGCCGCATGGGACCCGCTGTACAAGATTTATGGATGTTATTGTCGGGTGAACGTCAGGACATGGTGCGACAGTTGTCCGACCTGCTTGCAGGATATGAGGATTTTTGCGATTTCGATCCGCGTGAATTGCATCTGATTGAAGCGTTGCGAACCTTGCGTCTGATTCACTATTCGGCATGGATTGCCCGGCGTTGGGATGATCCTGCCTTTGCCGTTGCATTCCCCTGGTTTAATACGCAGCGCTACTGGCAGGATCGCGTGCTGGAGTTGCGCGAGCAGATCGCATTGATGGATGAGCAACCGTTGTGGCCAGCGTAA
- a CDS encoding DUF2891 domain-containing protein, with protein MTSNSKTLTPALASQFANMVLGHLTQEYPNKLTHTLDSAADVKSPRALYPIFYGSYDWHSCVHGYWLLTRLLTRYPTLAEASAIRAVFDQQLTEENVKGELAYLASPSRAGFERPYGWGWLLALQSALNKLDTPEGQRWAKTLMPLSDAFVALFVNFLPKATYPVRVGTHFNTAFAMTLALEYARAVNNTQLETLIAETARRWHAQDVDCQAWEPSGDEFLSPALMEAELMRQVLPAAEFDTWFRAFLPHLAQRQPATLFEPATVTDRSDGKIAHLDGLNFSRAWCQRSLAGALPLDDARSVVLLDAADHHFDSAIAHISGDYMGEHWLGTFALLALEA; from the coding sequence ATGACATCAAACAGCAAAACACTCACACCCGCATTGGCATCTCAGTTTGCCAACATGGTCCTTGGTCATCTGACGCAGGAATACCCCAACAAACTGACGCATACGCTAGATAGCGCCGCCGATGTAAAGAGTCCTCGCGCCCTCTATCCCATTTTTTACGGCAGCTACGACTGGCATTCTTGCGTTCACGGTTATTGGTTACTTACGCGGTTGTTGACGCGTTATCCGACATTGGCGGAGGCTTCGGCAATACGGGCCGTGTTTGACCAACAACTGACTGAAGAAAACGTAAAAGGTGAGTTGGCCTATCTTGCATCGCCATCACGCGCCGGCTTTGAGCGTCCATATGGATGGGGGTGGTTACTGGCGTTGCAGTCTGCGCTGAACAAACTTGACACCCCAGAAGGCCAGCGTTGGGCCAAAACCTTAATGCCGCTGTCCGATGCTTTTGTTGCCCTTTTCGTTAATTTTTTGCCTAAAGCAACTTATCCGGTGCGCGTCGGTACGCATTTCAATACGGCCTTTGCGATGACGTTGGCGCTGGAATACGCCCGTGCGGTTAATAACACACAGTTGGAAACACTGATCGCCGAAACGGCACGACGGTGGCATGCCCAGGACGTGGACTGTCAGGCCTGGGAACCAAGCGGGGATGAATTTTTGTCGCCTGCGCTGATGGAGGCTGAACTGATGCGGCAGGTTTTGCCAGCCGCCGAATTTGATACGTGGTTCCGTGCATTTTTGCCTCATCTGGCGCAACGTCAACCGGCTACCTTGTTTGAACCAGCAACAGTTACTGACCGAAGCGATGGCAAGATTGCGCATCTGGACGGACTTAATTTTAGTCGTGCCTGGTGTCAGCGTTCACTGGCAGGTGCATTGCCGTTGGATGATGCACGTTCAGTCGTATTATTGGATGCAGCCGATCACCATTTTGACAGTGCCATTGCACATATTTCTGGTGATTATATGGGGGAACATTGGTTGGGAACGTTTGCTTTGTTGGCTTTGGAGGCTTGA
- a CDS encoding MbtH family protein — MSFDSIDTVFRVVANHEEQYSIWPDYKDMPLGWRETGFSGNKQACLAHIEEVWVDLRPLSLRRHLAAQSI; from the coding sequence ATGAGTTTTGATAGCATAGATACAGTTTTTAGAGTCGTAGCGAATCACGAAGAGCAATACTCGATTTGGCCCGACTACAAGGATATGCCATTGGGTTGGCGCGAAACCGGCTTCAGCGGTAACAAGCAGGCGTGTCTCGCGCACATTGAAGAAGTCTGGGTTGATCTGCGCCCGTTAAGCCTGCGCCGACATTTGGCTGCGCAATCGATCTAG
- a CDS encoding LysR family transcriptional regulator, translated as MLNRLEMLRIFCVAAEAISFKEAAIKLGISPQAVTRAVRELERLQGELLFHRNTRNVQITAYGEMLATRASQSVAQLDGLFVSADETSELELEGLITLTAPSVLGRQLLLPALTLIAKQHPQLRFDLRLSDRHADVVSEKIDIGVRMGYLRDSRFVARQVAKVRFHVVATPGLFAEHGDPKHIEDLNALPTTAMFDRDTGRPWPWLFAGGQQSNPPNARFICDDAEAELAAVLSGLAYGQIPGFLVEKLIAAGELIPVMEKLAPEPWGLFVYRPQRGPVPARIRLVFDALILALSDEEPHGTDSE; from the coding sequence ATGTTAAATCGCTTAGAAATGTTGCGTATCTTTTGTGTTGCAGCGGAAGCAATCAGTTTTAAAGAAGCCGCGATCAAACTTGGTATATCGCCGCAAGCGGTCACCAGAGCGGTGCGAGAGCTTGAACGATTACAAGGTGAGCTTCTGTTTCATCGTAATACACGCAATGTCCAAATTACAGCCTACGGCGAAATGCTCGCAACCCGCGCCAGTCAAAGCGTAGCGCAATTGGATGGTCTGTTTGTAAGCGCCGATGAAACTAGCGAGTTGGAATTGGAAGGTCTGATAACGCTGACCGCACCCAGCGTCCTCGGGCGTCAGTTATTGTTGCCTGCGCTCACGTTGATTGCAAAACAACATCCTCAACTCCGTTTCGACCTTCGTCTAAGTGACCGCCATGCTGACGTGGTAAGTGAAAAAATCGATATCGGCGTACGGATGGGGTATTTACGCGATAGCCGTTTCGTCGCGCGACAGGTCGCCAAAGTGCGCTTTCATGTGGTTGCTACGCCGGGCCTCTTTGCCGAACATGGCGATCCCAAACATATAGAAGATTTAAACGCACTCCCAACCACCGCCATGTTTGATCGCGATACCGGTCGACCATGGCCATGGTTATTCGCGGGAGGACAGCAATCTAACCCTCCCAACGCACGTTTTATTTGCGATGACGCAGAAGCTGAATTGGCGGCGGTGCTATCGGGCCTGGCGTATGGTCAGATACCGGGATTCTTAGTGGAAAAATTAATCGCCGCCGGAGAGCTTATTCCTGTGATGGAAAAACTGGCTCCCGAGCCTTGGGGCTTGTTTGTGTATCGACCACAGCGAGGTCCGGTACCCGCCAGAATCCGACTTGTATTTGATGCGTTGATTCTCGCTCTGTCCGACGAAGAACCCCATGGCACAGACAGCGAGTAA
- a CDS encoding TauD/TfdA family dioxygenase has protein sequence MQIQSIDTTGLCVEFGFPLKVSPLESGASVMSLLPQLHALVTSRLPEVGAILFTGFAVGGAEAFQQFAASFGYPLLNYEFGSTPRSKVSGGIYTSTEYPAHQHIPLHNEQAYTSEWPMKIWFYCDIAAQVGGETPIADSRAVYRDIAPEIRQRFIDKGLMYVRNYGNGLDLPWQRVFNTENTAEVEAYCNQHAIAFEWSEEGDLRTSQRCKGVGQHPVTGDAVWFNQAHLFHISTLEPDMREILLDSVGEENLPRNVYYGDGSVITDAELDHVRTVLEAHKVAFPWQQGDVLMLDNMLSAHARAPFTGSRKVMVAMAESHGDR, from the coding sequence ATGCAAATACAATCAATTGATACGACCGGCCTCTGTGTCGAGTTTGGCTTTCCGCTGAAAGTCAGTCCACTTGAGTCGGGTGCCAGCGTGATGAGTCTTTTACCGCAATTGCATGCACTCGTGACATCACGGCTGCCAGAAGTCGGAGCGATTTTATTTACCGGATTCGCTGTTGGCGGGGCCGAAGCCTTCCAACAATTTGCGGCATCGTTTGGGTATCCGCTACTGAACTATGAATTTGGCTCGACGCCACGCAGCAAGGTCAGTGGCGGCATTTACACCTCGACCGAATATCCGGCACATCAACATATTCCGCTACATAACGAGCAAGCTTACACCAGCGAATGGCCGATGAAGATATGGTTCTATTGCGATATTGCCGCACAGGTCGGTGGCGAGACGCCAATTGCCGATAGCCGTGCGGTGTATCGCGACATCGCACCAGAGATTCGCCAGCGCTTCATTGACAAAGGCTTGATGTACGTGCGCAATTATGGCAACGGACTGGATTTGCCGTGGCAACGGGTTTTTAATACCGAGAATACGGCGGAAGTAGAGGCCTATTGCAATCAGCACGCGATTGCGTTTGAGTGGTCGGAGGAGGGCGATTTGCGCACTAGTCAACGCTGTAAAGGCGTCGGCCAACATCCGGTCACGGGCGATGCTGTGTGGTTCAATCAGGCGCATTTGTTTCATATTTCGACGCTGGAGCCCGATATGCGCGAAATATTATTAGATAGCGTGGGCGAAGAAAACTTGCCGCGGAATGTGTATTACGGTGACGGCAGTGTAATAACCGATGCAGAACTGGATCACGTTCGGACGGTGTTAGAGGCGCACAAAGTAGCGTTTCCATGGCAACAAGGTGACGTCCTGATGCTGGACAATATGTTGTCCGCACATGCGCGTGCGCCATTCACCGGTTCGCGCAAAGTCATGGTGGCGATGGCGGAAAGCCATGGTGATCGTTAA
- a CDS encoding SDR family oxidoreductase, with the protein MNKNIEGKVVVITGASSGLGEATARHLAALGASVMLGARRLDKLIQIAADIRAAGGKVEIAATDVTQAVEVQALIDAAVRTFGRVDVLVNNAGLMAIAPMSETKVDEWDRMIDINIKGVLYGIAAVLPIFQKQGSGHFINIASVAGIKVFSPGGTVYSGTKFAVHAITEGLRHEVGGAIRTTTISPGAVDSELKLGSSHEASAASVNDFYQMAIPADSVARAIAYAIEQPAGVDINEIVLRPTVQDF; encoded by the coding sequence ATGAACAAAAATATCGAAGGTAAAGTAGTTGTGATTACCGGTGCCAGCAGCGGTTTGGGTGAAGCCACTGCGCGCCATCTGGCCGCTCTTGGAGCTTCAGTGATGCTCGGCGCACGGCGCCTGGATAAATTGATTCAGATTGCCGCTGACATTCGCGCAGCAGGTGGAAAAGTAGAGATTGCTGCCACAGATGTGACGCAGGCTGTTGAAGTGCAGGCGTTGATCGACGCCGCCGTCCGCACTTTTGGACGTGTCGATGTATTGGTAAATAACGCGGGGTTGATGGCGATTGCGCCGATGAGCGAGACCAAGGTGGATGAGTGGGATCGGATGATCGACATTAACATCAAAGGCGTGCTCTACGGCATTGCAGCGGTATTGCCAATTTTTCAAAAACAAGGCAGTGGACATTTTATTAACATTGCTTCGGTGGCCGGTATTAAAGTATTCAGTCCGGGCGGCACTGTTTATAGTGGCACCAAGTTTGCCGTGCATGCGATTACTGAAGGATTACGTCATGAAGTGGGTGGCGCGATCCGCACCACGACCATTTCGCCAGGTGCGGTGGATTCCGAACTCAAGCTGGGCAGTTCCCACGAAGCAAGTGCTGCGTCAGTGAATGATTTTTATCAGATGGCGATTCCAGCGGATTCGGTCGCGCGTGCAATCGCTTACGCAATTGAGCAACCCGCTGGCGTGGATATTAATGAAATTGTCTTGCGGCCGACGGTTCAGGATTTCTAA
- a CDS encoding ABC transporter ATP-binding protein, translating into MTSSTIASLHDPAKSLTSAPALSAHDISVSYQDHAVFKGLSLDIAPGQITALCGPNGCGKSTLLRSLAGLQPITEGTISVKGRPLASYKRRELAQTLTMLAQFNQIPEGLTVAELVAYGRYAFGSIFSGPSNADRAAVMDALIATGLQDYADRQVTALSGGERQRAWVAMALAQECEILLLDEPTTYLDIHHQIDVLRELRRLNRERGLTIVWVLHELNQAAAFSDHIVLMRGGRILHQGTPDAMIDPVCLSETFGLPMMRLNHPESGEPVCLPSYRSTEETRPISTATVAVNAPKDKLKSGLKNRIKDSTSAYAA; encoded by the coding sequence ATGACCTCCTCAACAATCGCTTCTTTGCATGATCCTGCCAAATCACTGACTTCTGCGCCAGCGTTGTCAGCGCACGACATTTCGGTTTCGTATCAAGATCACGCAGTGTTCAAAGGATTGAGTCTGGATATCGCCCCCGGACAAATCACTGCATTGTGCGGGCCGAACGGCTGTGGCAAGAGCACACTGCTACGCAGTCTCGCTGGCTTGCAACCGATTACAGAAGGCACGATCTCAGTCAAAGGGCGACCACTAGCATCCTATAAGCGGCGCGAACTCGCTCAGACGCTCACCATGCTGGCCCAGTTTAATCAGATTCCTGAAGGATTAACGGTCGCCGAACTTGTGGCTTACGGTCGTTATGCGTTTGGATCGATTTTTTCAGGTCCGTCCAATGCCGACCGTGCTGCCGTGATGGATGCCTTGATCGCGACCGGACTTCAGGATTATGCAGATCGTCAGGTGACTGCGCTGTCCGGCGGAGAGCGGCAGCGGGCCTGGGTCGCCATGGCGTTAGCGCAAGAGTGTGAAATATTGCTCCTTGATGAACCGACGACTTATCTCGATATTCATCATCAGATTGATGTATTGCGAGAGTTACGCCGCCTTAACCGCGAACGTGGACTGACGATTGTGTGGGTATTGCATGAGCTCAATCAAGCGGCTGCCTTTAGCGATCATATCGTCCTGATGCGCGGAGGACGCATTTTGCATCAAGGCACGCCCGATGCCATGATCGATCCAGTCTGTCTGTCGGAAACATTCGGTTTGCCGATGATGCGCCTCAACCATCCCGAAAGCGGCGAGCCAGTGTGTTTGCCGTCTTATCGTTCTACTGAAGAAACCCGTCCGATCAGTACTGCCACCGTTGCTGTTAACGCTCCCAAGGACAAACTTAAAAGCGGCCTCAAAAACCGCATCAAAGACAGCACATCAGCGTACGCGGCATGA
- a CDS encoding diguanylate cyclase, whose amino-acid sequence MPAIGLNHYNLRAPHDLMLILRDFYCDVVGLEEGARPAFNSVGFWLYAGGRPILHLSQAMNEIASEAVQEVPSDALLGDAKNTRSNTFDHVAFTCINQAEMRARLALHQVVYKVALVQITRQTQLFFKDPAGNGIELNFEEEIG is encoded by the coding sequence ATGCCAGCCATCGGCCTCAATCATTACAATTTACGCGCACCGCACGACCTGATGTTGATACTCAGGGATTTCTATTGCGATGTTGTGGGTCTCGAAGAAGGTGCGCGCCCTGCTTTTAATAGTGTCGGATTTTGGCTTTATGCAGGCGGTCGCCCGATTTTGCATTTGAGTCAGGCAATGAATGAGATTGCCAGCGAAGCAGTGCAGGAAGTACCAAGCGACGCATTATTAGGCGATGCAAAAAATACAAGATCCAACACTTTTGACCACGTTGCCTTTACCTGTATCAATCAGGCAGAGATGCGAGCACGATTGGCGCTGCATCAAGTCGTGTACAAAGTTGCTTTGGTGCAGATAACGCGGCAAACCCAGCTTTTCTTCAAAGATCCTGCTGGTAACGGCATTGAGCTTAATTTCGAAGAAGAGATCGGCTAA
- a CDS encoding 4'-phosphopantetheinyl transferase family protein — translation MLQALLPQEQQEMLRFRQREDRVRFAGVRAALRKILGTVYHVDPMALIQRDHFGKPELVTPLGASLAFNVSHSGACGLIAVSQSGQVGVDIEKLSPINVAGLAPLICTPSECARLAALSAAAAQDAFYRLWVGKEAALKAVGVGIGGDHMRTIALQDDGRVCTPDAAPPFDPALISVQPIVTTDGYCAAVALYFAP, via the coding sequence ATGTTACAAGCACTATTACCGCAAGAGCAGCAGGAAATGTTGCGTTTCCGCCAGCGCGAAGATCGGGTTCGTTTTGCCGGTGTGCGCGCTGCATTGAGAAAAATATTAGGAACTGTGTACCACGTAGATCCGATGGCATTGATCCAACGCGATCATTTCGGAAAACCGGAATTAGTTACGCCACTAGGTGCATCGCTTGCGTTCAACGTATCGCATTCAGGCGCGTGTGGCTTAATCGCTGTATCTCAGTCGGGGCAAGTCGGTGTTGATATTGAAAAATTATCGCCGATAAATGTTGCGGGTTTAGCGCCGCTTATTTGTACGCCATCAGAATGCGCCAGGCTTGCGGCATTGAGTGCCGCAGCAGCACAGGATGCCTTCTACCGTTTATGGGTCGGTAAGGAAGCGGCACTCAAGGCGGTCGGCGTAGGGATTGGCGGGGATCATATGCGGACCATTGCATTACAAGATGACGGACGCGTATGCACGCCGGATGCGGCTCCGCCATTTGATCCCGCATTGATCTCAGTGCAGCCAATAGTAACTACTGACGGCTATTGTGCAGCAGTCGCTTTATATTTCGCGCCATGA
- a CDS encoding multidrug efflux SMR transporter, giving the protein MHWLYLGIAIVAEVIATSALKASSEFTRLLPSIVVVTGYLIAFYFLSLTLRTLPVAIVYAMWSGIGIALIAMIGWLVFKQTLDTAALIGIGLIVAGVVVLNVFSKSVAH; this is encoded by the coding sequence ATGCATTGGCTCTATTTAGGTATCGCTATCGTCGCAGAAGTCATTGCCACCAGCGCACTAAAAGCCAGCAGCGAGTTCACCCGCTTGCTGCCGTCAATCGTAGTCGTCACAGGTTATCTGATCGCGTTTTATTTTCTGTCGCTAACATTGCGCACATTGCCGGTCGCCATCGTGTATGCGATGTGGTCCGGCATTGGTATTGCGCTAATCGCCATGATCGGGTGGCTAGTATTCAAACAAACGTTGGACACCGCAGCGTTGATCGGGATCGGTTTGATTGTGGCGGGCGTCGTCGTACTGAATGTCTTTTCTAAATCGGTTGCGCATTAA
- a CDS encoding thioesterase II family protein, whose translation MKSSMTLFCLPHAGASANVYAPWRRLLPHWMTVHPVELPGRGNRLNQPLVKDFDVLVAQLADELSAAAHSTPRYALFGHSLGSLLAFELAYALAELGVSMPAALFVSGAPGPIWRDIARDDFFSTWPTDAQLMEELRRLNGMPTELLQNAELMEMVLPVMAGDFRLGASFVRRERTPLRCPIYAFGGTRDPVVSTAALHAWQCETTAEFKTQMFDGDHFFIRDHERVLLGRLEALSAQSVVEAA comes from the coding sequence ATGAAGTCATCAATGACGCTGTTCTGTTTGCCGCATGCTGGCGCTAGCGCGAATGTCTACGCGCCCTGGCGTCGATTATTACCGCATTGGATGACGGTGCATCCGGTCGAATTGCCAGGGCGTGGCAACCGATTGAACCAACCGTTGGTTAAGGACTTTGACGTGTTGGTCGCGCAATTAGCTGATGAACTATCAGCCGCAGCGCATAGCACGCCGCGATATGCATTGTTTGGTCACAGTCTGGGCAGTTTGCTTGCTTTTGAGTTAGCTTATGCGTTAGCAGAGCTTGGCGTATCGATGCCTGCGGCACTATTCGTTTCAGGAGCGCCGGGGCCGATTTGGCGCGATATTGCCAGAGATGATTTCTTTAGCACGTGGCCAACAGATGCACAATTGATGGAAGAGTTGCGCCGCCTAAATGGCATGCCGACAGAACTTCTGCAAAACGCCGAATTGATGGAAATGGTATTGCCCGTAATGGCTGGAGATTTTCGTTTGGGTGCCAGTTTTGTTCGACGTGAACGCACGCCACTGCGTTGCCCGATTTACGCATTCGGCGGAACGCGTGACCCAGTCGTATCGACTGCAGCGCTGCATGCATGGCAGTGTGAAACAACGGCAGAATTTAAGACTCAGATGTTCGATGGCGATCATTTCTTTATTCGTGACCACGAGCGTGTTTTGTTAGGGCGATTGGAAGCGCTCTCCGCACAATCAGTAGTTGAGGCAGCTTGA
- a CDS encoding RNA polymerase factor sigma-70, which produces MGTSRQPEANNGSAEVGTVLIANRNLLVNIATGITGCRCRAEDVVQDVFIKVSEGVALASVRQPLAYLMRMVRNLAIDHYRRRTFERRHTTNEEEGYDVPSPHAGPEASVILRDMLQHVSDALSTLPKRTRTAFEMVRIGDCTLQETARELKVSQTLVHFMVRDATTHCLNCVQGAHALLREPSVACRG; this is translated from the coding sequence ATGGGTACGTCAAGGCAGCCGGAAGCGAATAACGGAAGTGCAGAAGTAGGTACAGTGTTGATTGCAAATCGTAATCTGCTGGTGAATATTGCAACAGGAATTACCGGTTGTCGCTGTCGTGCCGAGGATGTTGTACAGGACGTTTTTATTAAAGTCAGCGAAGGCGTTGCGCTCGCATCAGTGCGTCAACCATTAGCTTATCTCATGCGAATGGTGCGTAATCTGGCGATTGATCATTACCGTCGCAGGACCTTTGAGCGTCGTCACACCACCAATGAAGAAGAAGGCTATGACGTGCCGTCTCCGCATGCGGGGCCTGAGGCGAGCGTGATTCTCCGCGACATGTTGCAACACGTGTCGGATGCGTTGTCGACATTGCCCAAGCGCACGCGGACTGCTTTTGAGATGGTGCGCATTGGCGATTGCACATTACAAGAAACAGCGCGTGAACTCAAAGTATCACAAACCTTGGTCCACTTTATGGTCCGTGATGCCACCACCCATTGTCTAAATTGCGTGCAGGGTGCGCATGCATTATTGCGTGAGCCATCGGTTGCATGCAGAGGCTAA